The proteins below are encoded in one region of Planctopirus limnophila DSM 3776:
- a CDS encoding translation initiation factor has translation MTRLFAGTAFDRPPTCEVCQKLEDECACPPVVKAPTWADPKTQTVKLFEEKRKGNRFVTIVRGLKRETTDFAALLTGLKSTCGAGGSIEEDDLIIQGQQLQRITDQLKTLGYRIAGGKSK, from the coding sequence ATGACTCGTCTCTTTGCCGGAACGGCATTTGACAGGCCACCGACATGTGAGGTGTGTCAGAAGCTGGAAGACGAGTGCGCTTGCCCGCCGGTCGTCAAAGCTCCCACCTGGGCCGACCCTAAGACTCAAACGGTGAAACTGTTTGAAGAAAAGCGCAAAGGGAATCGATTTGTGACGATCGTGCGCGGTCTCAAGCGAGAGACAACAGACTTTGCTGCATTGCTGACAGGTCTGAAATCGACGTGTGGAGCTGGTGGATCGATTGAGGAAGACGATCTCATCATTCAGGGGCAGCAGCTACAGCGAATCACCGATCAGCTCAAGACCTTGGGCTATCGAATTGCCGGTGGAAAGTCGAAGTGA
- the hisS gene encoding histidine--tRNA ligase encodes MITPRVLGGFRDYLPDAMMARERLMETARRVYRSYGFSPIDTPVLEYSEILLGKGGDESDKQLFRFRDNGDRDVAMRFDLTVPLARFSAMHAGELGLPFKRYHIAPVWRGEKPQKGRYREFVQCDFDTIGTLSNAADIETLMVIYDLLSAIGFTQNGQPQFGIRVNNRLILNGVLEQLGVAEKSVGVLRAIDKLPKVGREAVLAEMVEKVSLSSDQAAQVLDLLSSEADLDQLEKLLASNAKASEGVARLKELLSAAKEAGIPASAVTIDLSIARGLDYYTGTIYETFLTALPTIGSVCSGGRYDNLAGLFTKEQLPGIGASLGLDRLLAAMEELGMIGHATTPAVVFVPQFDESKLGAYMHLARRLRAAGIATEVYPEAKKLGKQLQYADRKGFRLAVIAGSDEFAKGEWQVKDLQSGSKEMIADAVLETRLLEILAAGK; translated from the coding sequence TTGATTACACCGCGTGTCCTGGGTGGATTTCGTGACTATCTGCCGGATGCCATGATGGCTCGTGAGCGGCTGATGGAGACGGCCCGCCGGGTTTATCGCAGCTATGGCTTCAGTCCGATCGATACCCCTGTGCTCGAATACAGCGAGATTCTGCTGGGCAAAGGTGGCGATGAATCGGATAAGCAGCTCTTTCGCTTCCGCGATAACGGCGACCGCGATGTGGCCATGCGGTTTGATTTAACCGTCCCCCTGGCACGGTTCTCTGCGATGCATGCGGGTGAGTTGGGGTTGCCCTTCAAGCGATATCATATCGCTCCCGTCTGGCGTGGCGAAAAGCCGCAGAAGGGACGCTATCGCGAGTTTGTCCAATGTGATTTCGACACGATTGGCACCCTCTCGAATGCGGCTGATATCGAAACGTTGATGGTGATTTATGATCTCCTCAGTGCGATTGGCTTTACTCAAAATGGTCAGCCACAGTTCGGTATTCGTGTCAATAACCGACTGATTCTCAATGGTGTTTTAGAGCAGTTGGGTGTCGCGGAGAAATCAGTGGGTGTGCTGAGAGCGATCGATAAGCTCCCCAAAGTCGGTCGGGAAGCCGTGTTGGCCGAGATGGTTGAAAAGGTCTCCCTTTCCAGTGATCAGGCTGCGCAGGTCCTGGATCTGCTTTCCAGCGAAGCCGATCTCGATCAACTGGAAAAACTGCTGGCGTCAAATGCCAAAGCCAGTGAAGGGGTCGCCCGGCTCAAAGAGTTGCTTTCAGCAGCCAAAGAAGCGGGAATTCCCGCCAGTGCCGTGACGATTGATCTCTCGATTGCCCGTGGTCTGGATTATTACACCGGCACCATTTACGAGACCTTTCTGACAGCCCTTCCCACCATCGGAAGTGTCTGTTCGGGTGGTCGATACGATAATCTCGCCGGGCTCTTTACGAAGGAACAATTGCCCGGGATTGGTGCCAGCCTGGGCCTGGATCGATTGCTGGCTGCCATGGAAGAACTGGGCATGATCGGGCATGCCACAACACCTGCAGTGGTCTTCGTGCCCCAGTTCGATGAATCGAAGCTGGGGGCCTATATGCATCTGGCCCGCCGCCTGCGTGCGGCAGGTATCGCGACTGAGGTTTATCCCGAAGCGAAGAAGCTGGGCAAGCAATTGCAGTATGCCGATCGGAAGGGCTTCCGACTGGCAGTCATTGCAGGGAGCGATGAATTCGCGAAGGGCGAATGGCAAGTCAAAGATCTGCAGTCGGGCAGTAAAGAAATGATTGCCGATGCGGTTCTGGAAACCCGTTTACTCGAGATTCTGGCTGCTGGAAAGTGA
- a CDS encoding cytochrome-c peroxidase, which translates to MILKVAILLMLVLFIVQGSGASLSAQETASTCEVNATNREPETTASPSVALKPKARAVRSIEERSQHIQRLRKEYELPTSNWPAPAVDAGVKWRELGTIEAPPVSALAPTSPAKIQLGRVLFFDPRLSRTKEMACASCHDPDLGWADGRMSAFGLGRTILARNTPSILNASLQPALFWDSRARNLEDQARQVLLNPKEMGATEADLIATLGNISEYRVLFQEAFGSESVSLDRVSQAIAAFETTLLGGRSPFDRFLNGQSQALSDSALVGLDLFRREARCINCHHGPTFSDGQLHGLNISHYGNKREDLGRYNVTGAAQDSGLFRTPSLRNVTATGPYMHSGLFELDELLTLYNAGMPRTPHANDNSKTPRSSQYSGTKPLPVKSPLLKPLGLNSQDLQDLASFLEALAEPRIRIRPPELPASDSQRELTNQKAASRPADESS; encoded by the coding sequence TTGATTCTAAAGGTCGCCATTCTCCTGATGCTGGTATTGTTCATCGTTCAAGGGTCTGGTGCATCGTTATCGGCTCAGGAGACTGCATCCACTTGTGAGGTAAACGCTACGAATCGTGAGCCCGAGACAACCGCTTCGCCATCTGTAGCGCTTAAGCCGAAAGCCAGGGCCGTTCGTTCTATCGAGGAACGCTCTCAGCACATTCAGCGGCTACGCAAAGAGTATGAACTTCCCACTTCGAACTGGCCTGCCCCTGCTGTTGATGCCGGAGTCAAATGGCGTGAACTCGGGACAATCGAAGCTCCACCAGTCTCGGCACTGGCACCGACATCGCCCGCGAAGATTCAACTGGGTCGAGTGCTCTTTTTTGACCCTCGACTTTCACGGACGAAGGAAATGGCTTGCGCCTCCTGCCACGATCCCGATCTGGGATGGGCTGACGGTCGCATGTCGGCCTTCGGACTGGGGCGAACCATTCTGGCACGCAATACTCCCAGCATCCTCAATGCTTCGTTACAACCTGCATTATTCTGGGATAGTCGAGCCCGGAATCTGGAGGATCAGGCCAGACAGGTCCTTTTGAACCCTAAAGAAATGGGAGCGACAGAAGCTGACCTGATCGCGACGCTCGGCAATATCTCTGAGTATCGCGTTCTCTTTCAGGAAGCATTTGGGAGCGAATCGGTTTCTCTGGATCGAGTTTCGCAAGCGATTGCTGCGTTCGAAACCACTCTTCTGGGGGGACGCAGTCCTTTCGATCGATTCCTGAATGGACAAAGCCAGGCACTTTCTGATTCTGCACTTGTGGGGCTCGATCTGTTTCGGCGCGAAGCCCGCTGTATCAATTGCCACCATGGCCCGACGTTTTCCGATGGTCAGCTGCATGGCCTGAATATCAGTCATTACGGCAACAAACGCGAAGATCTGGGTCGTTACAACGTGACCGGAGCTGCTCAGGATTCGGGCCTGTTTCGGACGCCGTCACTGCGTAATGTCACCGCCACTGGCCCTTACATGCATTCCGGCCTCTTTGAACTGGATGAACTGCTGACACTGTACAACGCCGGCATGCCCAGAACCCCTCATGCCAACGACAACTCCAAAACACCACGATCCAGTCAATACTCCGGCACTAAGCCTCTTCCAGTCAAAAGCCCATTGCTGAAACCTTTGGGTTTGAACAGCCAGGATCTTCAGGATCTGGCCAGTTTTCTGGAAGCGCTGGCCGAACCTCGTATTCGTATTCGACCACCAGAACTTCCAGCGTCTGATTCCCAGAGGGAGCTGACCAATCAAAAAGCTGCCAGCCGACCTGCGGATGAAAGTTCGTAA
- a CDS encoding DUF1559 family PulG-like putative transporter, whose product MLSPLRPHAAHRHSLRSAFTLIELLVVITIIAVLIALLLPAVQQAREASRRTQCKNNLHQLGLGLHNHHSAYDAFPSTISGTIDGVSVFHGWGAQILPYMDQSPLSGIYDFRQRNNNAVNRTAVETPLSFHVCPSVPGDTRRNFRFVTGAAGWGAASSDYMGVSSISTTQYTNGFVATPRPTNTDGVFLFSSRPGTPGRKIKDVIDGTSNTMMVCESAGRSHIYRLGNMVGNCDQSMLTATTTVGNANCVTISSWAEANLGALRGSLSDGTDTRGPCMVNCTNNFQIYSFHEGSANILMVDGSVRSLSENVSNDIVAGLITIEGYEVLGEF is encoded by the coding sequence ATGCTCTCTCCATTACGCCCTCACGCTGCTCATCGTCATTCTTTGCGATCCGCATTTACGCTGATCGAACTGCTGGTTGTGATCACCATCATTGCGGTTCTGATTGCCTTGTTGCTCCCCGCAGTCCAACAGGCCAGAGAAGCATCCCGACGCACTCAATGCAAAAACAATCTGCATCAACTGGGTTTAGGTCTGCATAATCATCATTCGGCTTATGATGCTTTTCCTTCAACGATCAGTGGCACCATCGATGGTGTCAGTGTTTTCCATGGATGGGGTGCACAGATCCTGCCCTATATGGATCAATCGCCACTTTCCGGGATCTACGATTTTCGCCAGCGAAATAACAACGCGGTGAATCGCACAGCCGTTGAAACGCCTCTTTCGTTTCATGTTTGTCCAAGTGTTCCCGGTGATACCCGGCGGAATTTTCGATTTGTCACAGGTGCCGCTGGATGGGGCGCAGCATCCAGCGATTACATGGGTGTTTCTTCGATTTCGACAACTCAGTACACCAACGGATTCGTGGCGACACCTCGCCCGACGAATACCGATGGAGTTTTCCTGTTTTCGAGCAGGCCGGGTACGCCAGGTCGTAAAATCAAGGATGTCATTGACGGCACATCGAACACCATGATGGTCTGTGAATCGGCCGGTCGTTCTCACATTTACCGCCTCGGAAACATGGTTGGTAACTGCGATCAGTCCATGCTCACAGCCACAACGACGGTTGGAAACGCCAATTGTGTTACGATTTCCTCCTGGGCTGAAGCCAATCTGGGAGCATTGCGCGGCTCACTGTCGGATGGAACAGACACTCGAGGTCCATGCATGGTGAACTGCACCAACAACTTCCAGATCTACAGCTTTCATGAAGGAAGCGCAAACATTCTGATGGTCGATGGATCGGTTCGTTCTCTCAGTGAGAATGTCAGCAACGATATCGTGGCTGGTTTGATTACCATTGAAGGTTACGAAGTGCTTGGTGAATTCTGA